The following coding sequences are from one Granulicella sp. L56 window:
- a CDS encoding glycosyl hydrolase, with the protein MPIRSKTILALLLMSLLPACAPAQIASPSSSIEAKLRQGFQSPPPQAKLRCYWWWLNGNTTEDTITYELTEMSRKGFGGILLVDANGSNQGGNDDVPPGPTFGSPAWTKLYLHALKTAAALHLEVTLNITSGWNLGGPDVKPDQASKILTWSRTIVSAGEVPANLPMPPIKNGFYRQIAVLAYPLVHGAGLPGKSGDTRAPIRQLRFKSAAAEGSFSMPNTESLLGAAIGDPAGADAKLSSVLDITAQVDASGHTRWHPPANAANAANKSWEILRIGYTSSDARVSTSSGAWQGLAIDYLDRGAFDSYWTHTVTPLLEVSRSYLHTTLVNLATDSWELGGTNWTGRFRTEFQRRRGYDPVRYLPIVTGRILDDRGTSERFLNDLRRTIGDLVTDHYDHFAERAKEYGLGTQSESGGPHSAPLDALETFRSAAAPQTEYWAQSNEHRSADEDRFFTKEAASAANIYGKQLVAQEGMTSIGPQWSESPATDLKPSFDQGLTEGMNRLVWHAFTSSPASFGLPGNEYFAGTHMNPRITWWFQSAPFFTYINRAQFLLQQGHAVNDVLYFYGDEVPNFVRLKRDDPAHVLPGYDYDVTNEDALLHTLSLTPAGLRNPSGNTYRLLFLPHGRRLSLPSLARIAAYVDQGGSVIGEAPLAPTGNLPPRGAARFKQLTRDLWQTCPVRHTYGKGIVFCGTDTRAALATLHLPPDLEGFDKELDYVHRREGEIDIYFIRNRTAKAIDVRPCFRIDNRIPELWNPLDGTVTPQLAYTEAGGRTEVPLHLAPYGSTFVLFAQTAALHVTEVLKAGTPVSTPVSGNLKTALSLPDAAPGTYILKLSDGSELTAEVQPAVRTDLAPSQWTLTFQPNRGAPTTPQRLTAFADWSSSTDAGVRFFSGTATYRTTIEQPHAGSGRTILSLTGLHEICTVRINGKLAGTIWARPYRLDISNSLVPGSNQIELEVTNLWPNRIIGDAQPNATKTYTQTNIRKYRADSPLLPSGLIGPVTLEREPAITTRQ; encoded by the coding sequence ATGCCCATTCGATCGAAGACCATCCTTGCCCTTTTGCTGATGAGCCTGCTCCCCGCATGTGCCCCTGCCCAAATTGCGTCCCCGAGCTCGTCCATCGAGGCAAAACTGCGCCAGGGCTTCCAGTCTCCGCCTCCGCAGGCCAAACTGCGCTGCTACTGGTGGTGGCTCAACGGCAACACCACCGAAGACACCATCACCTACGAGCTCACGGAGATGAGCCGCAAAGGTTTTGGAGGTATCCTCCTCGTCGATGCGAACGGATCCAACCAGGGCGGCAACGACGACGTCCCTCCTGGCCCTACCTTCGGCAGTCCCGCATGGACGAAGCTTTACCTGCACGCCCTGAAGACCGCCGCCGCTCTGCACCTTGAAGTCACCCTCAATATCACCAGCGGCTGGAATCTTGGTGGTCCCGACGTCAAACCCGACCAAGCCTCTAAGATCCTGACTTGGTCCAGAACCATTGTTAGTGCAGGCGAGGTTCCGGCGAATCTTCCGATGCCTCCCATCAAAAATGGCTTCTATCGGCAGATCGCCGTCCTCGCCTATCCCCTGGTGCATGGGGCCGGTCTCCCCGGCAAGTCCGGAGATACCCGCGCCCCCATCCGCCAGCTGCGCTTTAAATCGGCTGCCGCTGAAGGCAGCTTCTCCATGCCCAATACAGAGAGTCTCCTTGGAGCCGCTATCGGAGACCCCGCCGGGGCCGACGCCAAGCTCTCCAGTGTCCTCGACATCACCGCGCAGGTCGACGCCTCCGGCCACACCCGCTGGCATCCACCTGCCAATGCGGCGAACGCGGCGAACAAATCATGGGAGATCCTCCGCATCGGCTACACCTCCTCCGACGCCAGGGTCTCCACCTCCAGCGGTGCGTGGCAGGGCCTCGCCATCGACTATCTCGACCGCGGCGCCTTCGACTCCTACTGGACCCATACCGTCACGCCTCTGCTTGAGGTCAGCCGCTCTTATCTCCACACAACCCTCGTCAACCTGGCCACCGACTCGTGGGAGCTGGGCGGCACCAACTGGACCGGACGCTTCCGGACCGAGTTCCAGCGTCGCCGAGGCTACGACCCCGTCCGTTACCTCCCCATTGTCACCGGCCGCATCCTCGACGACCGCGGCACCTCCGAGCGCTTTCTCAACGATCTCCGCCGCACCATAGGCGATCTCGTCACCGACCACTACGACCACTTTGCCGAACGCGCCAAAGAGTATGGTCTCGGCACTCAGTCCGAGTCCGGCGGCCCGCACTCCGCGCCTCTCGACGCTCTCGAAACCTTCCGCTCCGCTGCCGCCCCGCAGACAGAATACTGGGCGCAGTCCAATGAGCATCGCTCCGCCGACGAGGACCGTTTCTTTACCAAGGAAGCCGCCAGCGCCGCCAACATCTACGGCAAACAGCTCGTCGCGCAGGAGGGTATGACCTCCATCGGCCCGCAGTGGAGCGAGTCCCCCGCCACCGACCTCAAACCATCCTTCGACCAGGGTCTCACTGAGGGCATGAACCGCCTCGTCTGGCATGCCTTCACGTCCTCGCCAGCTTCCTTCGGGCTTCCCGGCAATGAATATTTCGCAGGAACACACATGAATCCACGCATTACGTGGTGGTTTCAGAGCGCACCTTTCTTCACCTATATCAATCGCGCGCAGTTCCTCCTCCAGCAGGGCCACGCTGTCAATGATGTCCTTTACTTCTACGGCGACGAGGTGCCGAACTTCGTCCGGCTCAAACGCGACGACCCGGCACACGTCCTTCCCGGCTACGACTACGACGTCACCAACGAAGACGCCCTCCTCCATACTCTTTCCTTAACTCCCGCGGGCCTGCGCAATCCATCCGGCAACACCTACCGTCTTCTTTTCCTTCCTCATGGGCGCCGCCTTTCGCTCCCATCTCTTGCACGCATTGCCGCCTACGTGGACCAGGGTGGTAGTGTCATCGGCGAAGCCCCCTTAGCGCCCACCGGAAACTTACCACCACGCGGCGCGGCGCGTTTCAAGCAACTGACGCGTGACCTCTGGCAAACATGCCCGGTCCGGCACACGTATGGGAAAGGAATCGTCTTCTGCGGAACAGACACTCGTGCCGCCCTCGCCACGCTTCATCTGCCACCGGATCTCGAAGGGTTCGATAAGGAGCTCGACTACGTCCACCGTCGCGAGGGTGAGATCGACATTTACTTCATTCGCAACCGTACCGCAAAGGCGATCGACGTTCGGCCTTGCTTCCGCATCGACAACAGAATCCCCGAGCTCTGGAACCCTCTCGACGGAACCGTCACGCCACAACTTGCCTACACCGAAGCCGGCGGCCGCACGGAAGTCCCCCTTCACCTTGCCCCCTACGGTTCGACCTTCGTCCTCTTCGCCCAGACCGCCGCCTTGCACGTAACCGAAGTCCTGAAGGCAGGCACCCCTGTTTCGACTCCCGTATCCGGCAATCTGAAGACCGCGCTTTCCCTGCCCGACGCTGCGCCCGGAACCTATATTCTGAAGCTCTCCGATGGCAGTGAGTTGACCGCCGAAGTCCAGCCTGCGGTGCGGACCGATCTTGCCCCATCCCAGTGGACCCTTACCTTCCAACCCAATCGAGGCGCTCCGACCACGCCACAGCGCCTCACCGCCTTCGCGGACTGGTCCAGTTCAACCGACGCCGGTGTCCGTTTCTTCTCCGGCACCGCCACCTACCGCACCACCATCGAGCAGCCTCACGCAGGCAGCGGACGTACGATCCTGTCCCTCACCGGCCTGCATGAGATCTGCACGGTGCGGATCAATGGCAAGCTCGCCGGAACTATCTGGGCCAGACCTTACCGCCTCGATATCTCAAACAGCCTCGTCCCCGGCAGCAATCAGATTGAACTGGAGGTCACCAACCTCTGGCCGAACCGCATCATCGGCGATGCCCAGCCCAATGCAACCAAAACTTACACCCAAACCAACATCCGCAAATACCGCGCCGACTCGCCCCTCCTACCCTCCGGCCTCATTGGCCCGGTCACACTTGAGCGCGAACCTGCCATAACCACCCGGCAATAG
- a CDS encoding FadR/GntR family transcriptional regulator codes for MNRRHILPVGTSEQVLNNKEDVTHLLILRFQQMLSDGVLKPGTKLPSERELATHFKVARSSLRQALKVLEIMGVITQKVGDGSYLNRDASSVLAVPMEFLFLLDDTSIRELTELRFMIEPALAAKAAERANSDDIALLRQSITDLEHSDCDRVKLVASDLLFHRAIFQASGNRLTGRLFYTIHRAMLNMIMVTSQLVDLEHTLAFHKPILAAIEQRDAPLAARLMTAHLTDANDLLTLSSEKEKARALRDHMVSATLAVKKAPKEAKDTGKVRHAGRPSSR; via the coding sequence ATGAATCGTCGTCACATCCTGCCGGTGGGCACTTCAGAACAGGTGCTGAACAATAAAGAGGACGTGACCCACCTGCTTATCCTTCGCTTTCAGCAGATGCTGAGCGACGGCGTTCTCAAGCCGGGGACAAAGCTGCCATCAGAACGAGAGCTTGCAACACACTTCAAGGTGGCACGTTCTTCGTTACGTCAGGCGCTCAAAGTGCTCGAGATTATGGGCGTAATTACGCAGAAGGTTGGCGATGGAAGTTACCTGAACCGGGACGCATCTTCCGTTCTCGCTGTGCCGATGGAGTTTCTTTTCTTACTGGATGACACCTCGATCCGTGAACTGACCGAACTGCGCTTCATGATAGAGCCTGCTCTGGCTGCAAAAGCGGCGGAACGCGCCAACTCTGATGACATCGCCCTGCTGCGGCAATCTATTACGGATCTCGAACACAGCGATTGCGACCGGGTCAAACTTGTCGCCTCCGATCTTCTCTTTCACCGCGCCATCTTCCAGGCCTCGGGGAATCGCCTGACGGGACGACTTTTTTACACCATTCATCGCGCGATGCTCAACATGATCATGGTGACCTCGCAGCTTGTGGATCTGGAACACACGTTGGCGTTTCACAAACCTATCTTGGCCGCAATTGAACAACGAGATGCGCCGCTGGCAGCACGTCTTATGACGGCCCATTTAACCGATGCAAACGACCTGCTGACGTTGAGTTCAGAGAAGGAGAAAGCCCGGGCGCTGCGGGATCACATGGTCTCCGCAACCCTTGCGGTGAAAAAGGCTCCGAAAGAGGCTAAGGACACAGGTAAAGTTAGGCACGCGGGCCGTCCATCCTCACGCTGA
- a CDS encoding TonB-dependent receptor, translating to MKNRRFFRTLELCVLAIMTMSIAGVASAQVEQGRFVGRISDPQGSVISGASIKVTNTGTNITQMAITDNSGAFVVTPVAAGIYTVSVTAPGFQTSTISKVEVQVGQIVREDLRLAIGSSTVTIDVTTAAPLLATDSATVGQVITNQQLTGLPLNGRGFYRLAELTPGAALLAPTGNSLAIRPEIVNGNVISGIRGSATSFLLDGVDVTEQHQGGTFIQTSIDALQEFSVQQSPYSAEYNRGGAFFNATVKSGTNKFHGGIFEFIRNDKLDARNYFSPTRQILKRNQFGGDLGGPVSIPHLYNGKDRTFFFVDYEGQRLRQGEVFNSIVANQAQRGGNFGTKVIYDPLLTKTVNGAPVRTPFANNTIPTDRLSPQALAIQNYFALPNTNTGTFAYAPSQAIDFDQYTVRLDHSINAHNRLFARWIYVTNREVDPNSMPDLKTASLTSIGQDIAVGVITNIGANKVNEARVHYLPSHVRLSAFLQGPDFNTQFGVAGFAAQVRPGSGGAFPDYSWSGYTAVQGSAFDQRPKSQDRKAIEGTENFTILKGKQSIKFGLLIRYYQWLGYDSETYAGQFNFNGNESGDAYADFLLGYPSSVARAYPADNFGGQQTYKQFFVQDDIRLSERLTINAGLRYEYSPWMAGYKGQVGTFDPSLAKPIIVSGSGTIPDLSSQFAAPAAYQFFGQYIQTSSEAGLPSNITYTDKHQFGPRFGVTYSVTNKTVVRGGFGMFYEPEGSSGRVNLDMLPFRLAETVNQTQNVAPTRSLDNFFLGTALGSAQANPTLVPSKTHLNMGYNEHYSLGLQQQLSANDMLEVGYVGNHGVDLNGTNDFNDPSAGPGSIQGRRPYQPWGTITYNTQDTSTNYNSLQAKLEHRTGYGLSALVAYTYSKFFQFNQAPALGGNVGYEYALSPYDTPQNLAASGSYKLPVGKGQHFLGHANSFVDGALGGWQLQTIVVLRSGVPYTPVISGDVANTGVGGQRPNLNPAGGNPNFKRSIAHWFDQTKYVEPGQYTYGTVHANTLRSDMYRQYDASIFKNFTLPGESVLSFRAEFFNLSNTTSFSPPNASITTSGASATVDTPTGAQITSTSVPSRDIQFALKYNF from the coding sequence ATGAAGAACAGACGTTTTTTTCGTACGTTAGAGCTTTGTGTCCTTGCGATCATGACGATGTCGATCGCCGGGGTAGCATCGGCGCAGGTTGAGCAGGGCCGCTTTGTCGGTAGGATCTCCGATCCGCAGGGCTCGGTCATCTCCGGCGCATCTATCAAGGTGACCAATACAGGAACCAACATCACCCAGATGGCCATTACGGATAACAGCGGTGCCTTTGTCGTTACGCCGGTAGCGGCCGGTATATACACGGTGAGTGTTACCGCGCCAGGCTTTCAGACCTCAACAATCTCGAAGGTTGAGGTTCAGGTTGGACAGATCGTTCGCGAAGATCTGAGGCTTGCGATTGGGTCGTCGACGGTTACGATCGATGTAACAACGGCAGCACCGCTGTTGGCGACCGACTCAGCGACGGTGGGACAAGTCATTACCAACCAACAGCTCACTGGACTTCCTTTGAATGGCCGCGGGTTTTACCGGCTTGCAGAACTAACACCGGGCGCTGCTTTGCTAGCACCTACTGGAAACTCGCTGGCGATCCGGCCTGAAATCGTGAACGGTAATGTCATCAGCGGCATTCGCGGCAGTGCGACCTCGTTTCTTCTGGATGGTGTTGACGTAACTGAACAGCATCAAGGCGGCACATTTATCCAGACATCCATCGATGCGCTACAGGAGTTCTCGGTTCAGCAAAGTCCCTATTCGGCGGAATACAACCGAGGGGGCGCTTTCTTCAACGCTACCGTAAAGAGCGGAACGAACAAATTTCATGGCGGCATCTTCGAATTCATACGAAACGATAAGCTGGATGCACGCAACTACTTTTCGCCAACGCGACAGATCCTCAAGCGCAATCAGTTCGGCGGAGATCTGGGAGGCCCAGTTTCCATTCCTCACCTGTATAACGGCAAGGACAGAACATTCTTCTTCGTCGACTATGAAGGTCAACGTCTGCGCCAGGGCGAAGTATTCAACAGCATTGTTGCCAACCAAGCCCAGCGCGGCGGAAATTTTGGCACAAAGGTCATTTACGATCCTCTTCTCACGAAGACGGTGAACGGAGCCCCGGTTCGCACACCGTTTGCCAATAATACGATCCCGACTGACCGACTTTCGCCCCAGGCGCTTGCTATTCAAAATTACTTTGCTCTGCCCAATACCAACACAGGGACGTTTGCGTACGCTCCATCTCAGGCGATCGATTTCGACCAGTACACGGTTCGCCTTGATCACTCGATCAACGCGCATAACCGTCTCTTTGCCCGCTGGATCTATGTTACTAACCGGGAGGTCGACCCTAATTCGATGCCAGATCTCAAGACGGCATCGCTGACTTCAATCGGTCAGGATATTGCGGTGGGCGTGATTACGAACATTGGGGCCAACAAGGTCAATGAGGCCCGTGTTCACTACCTTCCAAGCCATGTTCGCCTGAGCGCTTTCCTGCAGGGGCCCGACTTCAATACACAGTTCGGCGTCGCCGGCTTTGCAGCTCAGGTTCGACCAGGAAGCGGAGGGGCATTTCCAGATTATTCATGGAGCGGATATACCGCTGTACAGGGATCCGCGTTTGATCAGCGTCCCAAGTCGCAAGACCGTAAAGCAATAGAAGGAACTGAAAATTTCACGATTTTGAAAGGTAAGCAGTCGATCAAGTTCGGATTGCTCATCCGCTATTACCAATGGCTCGGCTATGATAGCGAAACTTATGCAGGGCAATTCAACTTCAATGGGAACGAGTCAGGGGATGCTTATGCGGATTTCCTGCTGGGTTACCCTTCATCCGTTGCTCGTGCGTACCCGGCGGATAATTTTGGCGGACAACAGACGTACAAACAGTTCTTTGTGCAGGACGATATCCGTTTGAGTGAACGTCTGACTATTAACGCCGGGTTGCGTTATGAATATTCCCCGTGGATGGCAGGCTACAAGGGGCAAGTGGGCACTTTCGATCCCAGCCTCGCGAAACCTATTATCGTCTCGGGCTCGGGCACTATTCCGGACCTGTCATCACAGTTTGCGGCACCAGCAGCGTATCAGTTCTTTGGCCAGTATATCCAGACAAGCAGCGAGGCTGGGCTGCCATCGAACATCACCTACACGGATAAACACCAGTTCGGTCCACGCTTTGGCGTCACTTATTCTGTTACGAATAAAACCGTTGTGCGTGGTGGCTTCGGCATGTTTTATGAGCCCGAAGGTTCGAGTGGCCGCGTCAATCTCGACATGCTGCCCTTCCGACTTGCAGAAACGGTGAATCAGACACAAAATGTCGCGCCCACGCGCAGCCTCGACAATTTCTTCCTTGGGACAGCGCTTGGCTCAGCACAGGCAAATCCGACACTCGTGCCCAGCAAGACGCACCTCAACATGGGATATAACGAGCATTACAGCCTGGGATTGCAACAGCAACTTTCGGCGAACGATATGCTCGAAGTTGGGTATGTCGGCAACCATGGCGTTGACCTGAACGGCACAAACGACTTCAACGATCCCTCAGCTGGACCTGGTTCGATTCAGGGACGCAGGCCATATCAGCCGTGGGGAACAATCACCTATAACACGCAAGACACCTCTACTAACTACAATTCGCTCCAGGCAAAGTTAGAACATCGTACTGGATACGGCTTGTCTGCACTGGTCGCCTATACATATTCGAAGTTCTTCCAGTTCAATCAGGCTCCAGCTCTTGGGGGAAACGTAGGGTATGAATATGCCCTCTCTCCGTATGACACGCCACAAAATCTTGCTGCGAGCGGAAGTTACAAGTTGCCGGTAGGCAAGGGCCAGCACTTTCTGGGACACGCGAACAGCTTTGTCGACGGCGCCCTGGGGGGATGGCAACTACAGACGATCGTCGTTCTGCGAAGCGGCGTACCTTACACTCCTGTTATCTCCGGAGACGTTGCAAACACAGGTGTAGGCGGACAGCGTCCTAACCTTAATCCAGCAGGCGGAAATCCTAATTTCAAGCGCTCTATCGCCCACTGGTTCGATCAGACAAAGTATGTTGAGCCGGGGCAATATACCTATGGCACTGTGCACGCAAACACGCTGCGTTCAGATATGTATCGCCAGTATGATGCTTCGATCTTCAAAAACTTTACGCTTCCTGGGGAGAGCGTACTATCTTTCCGAGCCGAATTCTTTAATCTTTCGAATACCACCAGCTTCAGTCCGCCGAACGCGAGCATCACGACTTCGGGAGCTTCAGCTACTGTTGACACCCCCACCGGCGCGCAAATCACCAGCACTTCCGTTCCGTCGCGTGATATTCAGTTCGCGCTCAAATATAACTTCTAG
- a CDS encoding beta-xylosidase: MPQISGWLSRTLLASGIGGLQIFAVSAALAQGTVPLPAPASTQTPVSIQVNLDKPVGPYKPIYSWFGYDEANYTTMLHGRLLLKELHDLSPVPVHIRVHHLLTSGNGEAELKFSSTNVYTEDVNGKPVYDFTILDGIFDAYKAAGVRPMVELGFMPKDLAADLANRHEPYEVHYPHSTISGKSNNPPKDYAKWGELARVVTAHLVERYGKDEVLRWYFEVWNEPDIDYWHSSPEEYWKLYDYAVAGVKAALPGAKVGGPASTSPGNPKADAFLNNFLEHVNSGKSAANGKPVPIDFISFHAKGSPTIVDNKVTMGIQHELNDVDKGFETIAKFPRLKSLPIIISEADPEGCAACSSKVNRANNYRNGTLYPAYTAAAFKGIFALQDRHSVNLLAMLSWSFEFEDKDYFEGFRSLATNGIDKPILNVFRMFALMSGNRVRTSSTGQVPLDTLLTTGVRQDPDVDAFATYGNHVAAVLVWNYHDVDGAAEATPTAVTISGIPAGVHRVLLEHYRIDDAHSNAYTVWKDMGSPQHPTTKQYADLKSAGQLQLLTSPVWLDVDNGKVTVVTEMPRQGISLLHLKW, translated from the coding sequence ATGCCTCAGATCTCAGGTTGGTTGTCGCGGACGCTTCTAGCGAGTGGCATTGGAGGACTGCAGATCTTCGCAGTAAGTGCTGCGCTGGCACAGGGAACGGTGCCGCTACCGGCACCAGCATCGACCCAAACGCCCGTCTCGATTCAGGTGAATCTGGACAAGCCGGTTGGGCCATACAAGCCGATCTATAGCTGGTTCGGATATGACGAAGCTAACTACACCACAATGCTCCATGGAAGACTGCTATTGAAGGAGCTGCACGATCTCAGCCCCGTCCCAGTGCATATTCGCGTACATCATCTGCTTACCTCGGGTAATGGCGAGGCGGAACTGAAATTTAGTTCGACGAACGTCTACACAGAAGATGTCAATGGAAAACCGGTCTACGATTTCACCATTCTGGACGGCATCTTCGACGCGTACAAGGCGGCCGGTGTACGGCCCATGGTCGAGCTTGGGTTCATGCCCAAAGATCTGGCCGCAGACCTGGCCAATCGACATGAGCCGTACGAGGTTCACTATCCTCACTCGACAATTTCAGGTAAGTCGAATAACCCTCCAAAGGATTATGCGAAGTGGGGCGAGTTGGCGCGGGTCGTGACAGCGCACCTGGTAGAACGCTATGGCAAGGATGAGGTGCTGCGGTGGTACTTCGAGGTTTGGAACGAACCGGACATCGACTACTGGCACTCGTCACCGGAGGAGTATTGGAAGCTGTACGACTATGCAGTAGCGGGCGTAAAAGCTGCACTGCCCGGTGCGAAGGTAGGCGGCCCAGCCAGTACAAGTCCGGGTAATCCAAAGGCGGATGCGTTCCTCAATAACTTCCTTGAGCATGTGAACTCAGGTAAAAGCGCAGCGAACGGAAAGCCGGTCCCAATCGATTTCATCTCTTTCCATGCGAAAGGGTCTCCGACGATCGTTGACAACAAGGTCACCATGGGTATCCAGCATGAACTGAACGATGTCGACAAAGGTTTTGAGACTATAGCAAAGTTTCCACGCTTAAAGAGCCTGCCAATCATCATCAGCGAGGCTGACCCAGAGGGATGCGCAGCGTGCTCTTCGAAGGTGAACCGAGCGAATAACTATCGCAACGGCACGCTCTATCCCGCTTATACGGCAGCGGCCTTCAAAGGAATTTTCGCGTTGCAGGACAGGCATTCCGTCAATCTGTTAGCGATGCTGAGCTGGTCCTTCGAATTTGAGGATAAGGACTACTTTGAAGGCTTTCGCTCGCTTGCGACAAACGGTATCGACAAACCGATTCTGAATGTCTTTCGCATGTTCGCACTCATGTCCGGCAACCGCGTGAGAACAAGCAGCACTGGACAGGTGCCGCTCGATACGCTGTTAACCACGGGCGTGCGACAAGATCCCGACGTCGATGCATTCGCTACCTACGGCAATCATGTGGCCGCTGTGCTTGTGTGGAACTATCACGATGTCGATGGCGCAGCCGAAGCAACGCCTACTGCTGTGACGATCAGTGGAATTCCAGCGGGCGTTCATCGGGTATTGTTGGAGCATTACAGAATCGACGACGCACATAGCAATGCCTATACCGTGTGGAAGGACATGGGTTCTCCGCAGCATCCGACAACAAAGCAGTATGCCGATTTAAAATCAGCCGGTCAGCTTCAACTTCTTACTTCGCCGGTGTGGCTCGACGTAGACAATGGGAAGGTCACGGTCGTTACGGAGATGCCGCGACAGGGAATCTCTCTCCTACACCTGAAATGGTAA
- a CDS encoding MFS transporter produces the protein MSFLDKQRHDKVPRSEASLRWYAVVLVTAAIAISYFDRQTLPVAISAIQRNIPISNQQFSYLQTSFLISYAALYVIGGRLLDKLGTRRGFMLIMLWWSLACMLHGLASGFTLLLCARFLLGMGEGGGFPAAVRVVAEWVPPEERSTAMGFINAGTALGSVLAPPLIGFVLLHSSWRTVFVSSGAVGLAWVLWWSVSYRGNPLTISSNTLDARLVAQQFTFREVLGIRSVQTLVFAKFMSDSAWYFLLFWLPKYLYDARGFDIKHVSYYAWIPYAASGIGSFVGGVYSSRLLRRGNSLDRARKLALGLSAVFMPVVMLVPLVPVQLAILLFSIAFFCQQSWSGLIMTVPADIFPLSLVGTVSGLVGFGGAIGGAIFGMVAGYLLGHGFTYGTLFVLVGTFHLIGFLAIVLFIGRIQPLRTPDLLEIESNV, from the coding sequence ATGAGTTTTTTGGACAAGCAAAGACACGACAAAGTACCGCGCAGCGAGGCCAGCCTACGTTGGTACGCCGTCGTGCTCGTCACCGCAGCTATCGCAATCAGTTACTTTGATCGGCAGACTTTGCCGGTCGCGATCTCCGCCATACAACGCAATATCCCCATCTCAAACCAGCAGTTTTCTTATCTACAGACTTCCTTTCTGATTTCATATGCCGCTCTTTATGTCATCGGCGGAAGATTACTCGACAAGCTCGGCACGCGGCGCGGTTTCATGCTGATCATGCTCTGGTGGTCCCTGGCATGTATGCTGCATGGCCTTGCCTCCGGATTCACGCTCCTGCTGTGCGCACGCTTTCTGCTCGGCATGGGTGAAGGCGGTGGCTTTCCTGCCGCGGTTCGCGTAGTAGCTGAGTGGGTTCCGCCTGAAGAGCGCTCGACGGCAATGGGCTTTATCAACGCTGGTACCGCACTCGGTTCTGTTCTGGCTCCGCCGCTTATTGGTTTTGTATTACTGCACAGCAGCTGGCGCACTGTCTTTGTCTCTTCAGGCGCAGTGGGACTTGCCTGGGTTCTCTGGTGGTCTGTCTCTTATCGTGGCAACCCACTGACCATATCCTCGAATACACTCGATGCTCGACTAGTCGCCCAGCAATTTACCTTTCGCGAAGTGCTTGGAATACGCAGTGTGCAGACGCTGGTTTTCGCGAAGTTCATGAGTGATTCAGCATGGTACTTCCTGCTCTTCTGGTTGCCGAAATATCTCTATGACGCGCGTGGCTTCGATATCAAACACGTAAGTTACTATGCATGGATTCCCTATGCTGCCTCGGGGATAGGCAGCTTTGTCGGCGGAGTGTACTCGAGCAGGCTGCTTCGTCGCGGAAACTCACTCGACCGCGCTCGGAAGCTTGCACTTGGCCTTAGCGCCGTTTTTATGCCCGTTGTGATGTTGGTACCGCTGGTTCCCGTACAGCTTGCGATTCTGCTGTTCAGCATCGCGTTTTTTTGCCAGCAATCCTGGTCTGGTCTCATCATGACGGTTCCTGCTGATATTTTTCCGCTCTCGCTTGTGGGAACAGTCTCGGGTCTTGTCGGATTCGGCGGCGCGATCGGCGGCGCCATCTTTGGCATGGTCGCCGGATATCTGCTTGGCCACGGCTTCACCTACGGGACACTCTTTGTCCTCGTCGGCACATTTCACCTCATCGGCTTCCTCGCCATTGTTTTATTCATCGGCAGGATTCAACCGCTTCGGACACCTGACCTCCTGGAGATAGAGAGCAACGTATGA